One window of Desulfarculus baarsii DSM 2075 genomic DNA carries:
- the nudC gene encoding NAD(+) diphosphatase: MSARLSGPADGPAYWFIFSGPKLLLRGGPTIEAPFVAAPEALGLALEQIMALGQFLGRPAFCAQAAADAPAPEGMFWRILLGLDQKAGPELFWKAGEALYAQHWLRRSRHCGLCGGPTSLAPDEEPLVMRCQHCGGLHYPRLSPAVIVAIEHEGRILLANNRRHPPQWFSVLAGFVAPGESLEHAVQREVAEEVGLAVADIEYFGSQPWPFPDSLMVAFRCRALDDQIRVDGKEIGEARWFAPPHMPSRPHGVTIAARLIDDYLARHGG, translated from the coding sequence ATGAGCGCGCGTCTCAGCGGCCCGGCCGACGGCCCGGCGTATTGGTTCATTTTCAGCGGCCCCAAGCTGCTTTTGCGCGGCGGCCCCACCATCGAGGCCCCTTTCGTGGCCGCGCCCGAGGCGCTGGGCCTGGCTCTCGAACAAATCATGGCCCTGGGCCAATTTCTGGGCCGGCCGGCCTTTTGCGCCCAGGCCGCCGCCGACGCCCCCGCGCCAGAGGGCATGTTCTGGCGCATCCTGCTGGGCCTGGACCAAAAAGCCGGGCCGGAGCTTTTCTGGAAGGCCGGCGAGGCCCTCTACGCCCAGCACTGGCTGCGCCGCAGCCGTCACTGCGGTCTCTGCGGCGGCCCGACCAGCCTCGCCCCCGACGAGGAGCCCCTGGTCATGCGCTGCCAGCACTGCGGCGGGCTGCATTATCCCCGGCTTTCGCCGGCGGTGATCGTGGCCATCGAGCACGAGGGCCGCATTCTTTTGGCCAACAACCGCCGGCATCCGCCGCAATGGTTCAGCGTGCTGGCCGGCTTCGTGGCCCCGGGCGAGAGCCTGGAGCACGCCGTGCAACGCGAGGTGGCCGAGGAGGTGGGCCTGGCGGTGGCGGATATCGAATATTTCGGCTCGCAACCCTGGCCCTTTCCCGATTCGCTGATGGTCGCCTTTCGCTGCCGGGCGTTGGACGACCAAATCCGCGTAGACGGCAAGGAGATCGGCGAGGCCCGCTGGTTCGCGCCGCCGCACATGCCCTCGCGGCCCCACGGCGTGACCATCGCCGCCCGCCTGATCGACGACTATCTGGCCCGCCACGGAGGCTGA
- a CDS encoding acyl-CoA thioesterase, producing MYVWLRLARMALGAPLKKRLAPLETATIGFVTGPQDIDPYLHMNNGRYLTIMDVGRIDLLIRAGLWKACRSRGWRPMMLASTVRFLRPLGLWSRFTQTSRIVGWDRTVLFIDQGFVCQGRLATRCLAAMVVHDPAAGRRVNIDELLAAMGHHDPSPALPPELDAWRQWLESAGRADAQAT from the coding sequence ATGTATGTCTGGCTGCGCCTGGCGCGCATGGCCCTTGGCGCGCCGTTGAAAAAGCGCCTGGCCCCCCTGGAGACCGCCACGATCGGCTTTGTCACCGGCCCCCAGGACATCGACCCCTATCTGCACATGAACAACGGCCGTTATCTGACGATCATGGACGTGGGGCGCATCGACCTGCTGATCCGCGCGGGCCTGTGGAAGGCCTGCCGGAGCCGAGGCTGGCGGCCGATGATGCTGGCCTCGACGGTGCGCTTTTTGCGGCCGCTGGGCCTGTGGTCGCGCTTTACGCAGACCAGCCGCATCGTGGGTTGGGATCGCACCGTCCTGTTCATCGACCAGGGCTTTGTTTGCCAAGGCCGCCTGGCCACCCGCTGCCTGGCGGCCATGGTCGTCCACGATCCGGCGGCCGGCCGGCGGGTCAACATCGACGAGCTATTGGCCGCCATGGGCCACCACGACCCCTCGCCGGCCCTGCCGCCCGAGCTGGACGCCTGGCGGCAATGGCTGGAAAGCGCCGGCCGGGCCGACGCTCAGGCCACGTAG
- a CDS encoding TonB-dependent receptor: MARPRTALLAALLAVWLVGGLAWAQPAVAATPSASVTYDIPAGPLGQALARFSEQSGLSLSFDPGLTAGKTTAGLSGSHAPLDALAKLLAGSGLRVAEAGDGRLTLVGDGKPSTTLPGVTVTGQSRQDDPTVHDISTEVLRRTMAKDVADIFATDPSVAIGGGGRNAQRLYLRGIESSNLNVTIDGARQGRSLHQHRGDAGGIDPEILKRVEVRTGPAADNGPGALGGGIVFETVDAQDKLVDGKSVGATIRGGYATADESLLGGATAYGVYDQHFGLLAHVSGTNFEDYSIGEGGRAPNTAGQDRDYFAKFSMLDLAGHSLRLSAERNTTDGHYVWGSTGSDMGYPLDTSEIIYAVSQRDTYTLDHRYNPASQWIDTKVNLYFNDNSVDNQSADTKYLSQETGGSARNTFTFDLGPTAHRLSVGGDVVAEDSIGELADGSEKNNKSSNLGLFIQDRLSLGPLGLSFGARLDSYDSDFGPYNINGTEVSPNVGATYELIQGLTAFANYGQAVRGSGIIPGSWLTNINAKTVFKITEPESSRQIDGGLRYLRDSLFLADDRFNIAGTVFNTRLENSIEAVGMRGVINELVNGETIIANGWELRAGWGFGPFDTTMAFAHVDTEDDDGNPIGVVRRKAASTGDRFVWDNRYQPIEGVVLGYTLTAVGRLKDVPSGQPERPGYVLHAIQAQWQPVWTPGLTLQLVVDNIFDVRYADQTSIYTTTGVVDEPGRDIRLGFTYSF, from the coding sequence ATGGCGCGGCCACGGACGGCCCTGCTGGCGGCATTGTTGGCCGTCTGGCTGGTCGGCGGTTTGGCCTGGGCCCAGCCGGCCGTGGCGGCGACGCCCAGCGCGAGCGTAACCTATGACATTCCGGCCGGGCCGTTGGGCCAGGCGCTGGCGCGTTTTTCCGAACAATCGGGCCTGTCGTTATCTTTTGACCCGGGCCTGACCGCCGGCAAGACCACCGCCGGCCTCAGCGGCTCCCACGCGCCGTTGGACGCCCTGGCCAAACTCTTGGCCGGCAGCGGCCTGCGCGTGGCGGAGGCCGGCGACGGCCGGTTGACCCTGGTCGGTGACGGCAAGCCGTCGACCACCCTGCCGGGCGTCACGGTCACGGGTCAGAGCAGGCAGGACGATCCCACCGTCCACGACATATCCACCGAGGTCTTGCGGCGGACCATGGCCAAGGACGTGGCCGACATTTTCGCCACCGACCCGTCGGTGGCCATTGGCGGTGGCGGCCGCAACGCCCAGCGGCTTTATCTGCGGGGCATCGAAAGCTCCAACCTCAACGTGACCATCGACGGCGCGCGCCAGGGCCGCAGCCTGCACCAGCATCGCGGCGACGCCGGCGGCATCGACCCCGAGATCCTCAAGCGGGTGGAAGTGCGCACCGGCCCGGCCGCCGACAACGGCCCCGGCGCTTTGGGCGGCGGCATCGTCTTCGAGACCGTCGACGCCCAGGACAAGCTCGTCGACGGCAAATCCGTCGGCGCGACCATCCGCGGCGGTTACGCCACGGCCGATGAATCGCTTTTGGGCGGGGCCACGGCCTACGGCGTCTACGACCAGCACTTTGGCCTGCTGGCCCACGTCTCGGGGACCAACTTCGAGGACTATAGCATCGGCGAAGGCGGCCGCGCGCCCAACACCGCCGGCCAGGACCGCGACTACTTCGCCAAATTCAGCATGCTAGACCTCGCCGGCCACAGCCTGCGCCTCAGCGCCGAGCGCAACACCACCGACGGCCATTATGTCTGGGGCAGCACCGGCAGCGACATGGGCTATCCCCTTGACACCTCCGAGATCATCTACGCCGTCTCGCAGCGCGACACCTACACCCTCGACCACCGCTACAACCCGGCCAGTCAGTGGATCGACACCAAGGTCAACCTCTATTTCAACGACAACTCGGTGGACAACCAGAGCGCCGACACCAAGTACCTCAGCCAGGAGACCGGCGGCAGCGCCCGCAACACCTTCACTTTCGATCTGGGGCCCACCGCCCATCGCCTGAGCGTCGGCGGCGACGTGGTGGCCGAGGACAGCATCGGCGAGCTGGCCGATGGCTCGGAAAAAAACAACAAGTCCAGCAACCTCGGCCTGTTCATCCAGGATCGCCTGAGCCTGGGGCCTTTGGGGCTTTCCTTTGGCGCGCGCCTGGATAGCTATGATTCGGACTTCGGGCCCTACAACATCAACGGCACGGAAGTCTCGCCCAACGTGGGGGCCACCTACGAGCTGATCCAGGGCCTGACCGCCTTTGCCAACTACGGCCAGGCCGTGCGTGGCAGCGGCATCATCCCCGGTTCGTGGCTGACCAACATCAACGCCAAGACCGTCTTCAAGATCACCGAGCCCGAGTCCTCACGCCAGATCGACGGTGGCCTGCGCTACCTGCGCGACAGCCTCTTCCTGGCCGACGACCGCTTCAACATCGCGGGCACGGTCTTCAACACCCGCCTGGAAAACAGCATCGAGGCCGTGGGCATGCGAGGCGTCATCAACGAACTGGTCAACGGCGAAACCATCATCGCCAACGGCTGGGAGCTGCGCGCCGGCTGGGGTTTCGGCCCCTTCGACACCACCATGGCCTTCGCCCACGTCGACACCGAGGACGACGACGGCAACCCCATCGGCGTCGTGCGCCGCAAGGCCGCCTCCACCGGCGACAGGTTTGTCTGGGATAACCGCTATCAGCCCATCGAGGGCGTGGTCCTGGGCTACACCCTCACCGCCGTGGGCCGGCTCAAGGACGTGCCCAGCGGCCAGCCCGAGCGGCCCGGCTACGTGTTGCACGCCATCCAGGCCCAGTGGCAGCCGGTCTGGACGCCGGGGCTGACCCTGCAACTGGTGGTCGACAACATCTTTGACGTGCGCTACGCCGATCAGACCAGCATCTACACCACCACCGGCGTGGTCGACGAACCCGGCCGCGACATCCGCCTGGGCTTCACCTATAGCTTCTAA
- a CDS encoding SAM-dependent methyltransferase, translating to MTRHDIAKGLHAMLLGLMILLLAAAPALAQESAQAKGRLYLVGLGAGDPDNMTIRAQKTIAAADVIFAMKGVQERYADLLAGKELHEAGHGLFMKRSHRLVSNESFAAQEENARKVIRQAVAQGKTVAILDNGDPMIFGPHAGYLEEFKDLNPEVIPGLSSFNAANAALQKSVTSGKKSHAAILTAAMRDGEGLAKLAKSQSTMVFFTMRLDLPKVVEQLKKSYPGNTPMAIVFHAGSRQEQKVLLATLDTIVEKAGDKRLPFEHLIYIGDFLN from the coding sequence ATGACCAGACACGATATCGCCAAAGGGCTCCACGCCATGCTGTTGGGCCTGATGATTCTGCTGCTGGCCGCCGCCCCGGCCCTGGCCCAAGAGAGCGCCCAAGCCAAGGGCCGGCTCTATCTGGTGGGCCTGGGGGCCGGCGACCCGGACAACATGACCATCCGCGCCCAAAAAACCATCGCCGCCGCCGATGTGATCTTCGCCATGAAAGGCGTGCAAGAACGCTACGCCGACCTGCTGGCCGGCAAAGAACTTCACGAGGCCGGCCACGGCCTGTTCATGAAGAGGAGCCACCGCCTCGTCTCCAACGAGTCCTTCGCCGCCCAGGAGGAAAACGCCCGCAAAGTCATCCGCCAGGCCGTGGCCCAGGGCAAAACCGTGGCCATCCTCGATAACGGCGACCCGATGATCTTTGGCCCCCACGCCGGCTATCTGGAAGAATTCAAGGACTTGAACCCCGAGGTCATACCCGGCCTGTCCAGCTTCAACGCCGCCAACGCCGCCCTGCAAAAAAGCGTGACCAGCGGCAAAAAAAGCCACGCCGCCATCCTCACCGCCGCCATGCGCGACGGCGAAGGTCTGGCCAAGCTGGCCAAAAGCCAGTCGACCATGGTCTTCTTCACCATGCGCCTGGATCTGCCCAAGGTCGTCGAGCAGCTCAAAAAAAGCTATCCCGGCAACACGCCCATGGCCATCGTCTTTCACGCTGGTTCGCGCCAAGAACAAAAAGTGCTGCTCGCTACCCTCGACACCATCGTCGAAAAAGCGGGCGACAAACGCCTGCCCTTCGAACACCTGATCTATATCGGCGATTTTCTAAACTAA